The proteins below come from a single Cylindrospermopsis raciborskii Cr2010 genomic window:
- a CDS encoding PAS domain S-box protein, producing the protein MTINKIFGKIPLKILLSIFYLIPIITSVAVVSYVSYRTGEESVNELTNELMTSTTERVRDHLNKYLQIPQRIVAINRQGIENSYLIPENWEALRLYFFSQLKVYKTPAAIYFGGANGTYIVSAQDEMGIISPKNSYLGGGTHPSYLGQRRVYIVNEQGKYVKIIPGQTKPFTPINFPWFKTALNQNKQTWTPIYPYFYIPTAIISAFSPVYRNNKFIGVVGCDLALTHVSLHLQKLQFSPSGKLFIIERSGDIIATSTNEKPFIKIVKDNNTDRNVKLTRLSATKSSNPIISKTAKVLFQRWGDLHKIREATSFKFNGSNNQRYFSHIYPYQDEYGLDWLIVAVLPESDFLDKIHTNFHRTSIFLAITLFIFAGLSMVLTHWIIQPIKDLNTAAKKLRKDRFDSLDLDLDLKLKSILNRRDEVGQLGESFQAMAGELALSFIRVKTALQESQDKFTKIFRSSPDPIVITDRVQNIFLDVNPSFLHLTGYSEMEVINHGVEGLCLPCDSQKLLLVRKKLENQGHIHNLEFDWLTKSGEVKTSLVSSERILINGRDCVISVCKDITDRKKAEENLRQSEERFRTAFENAGSGMALVSLNGYFIRVNRSLCQILGYDSPDLLTKKVTEIIAGEELSKDFDLAYQFLSGQITNYQVEKSCLHKSGKIIWVLLNVSLLCDINGNPLHFIWQIQDISERHEVEQLKNEFVSVVSHEVRTPLTAIKGALEILATGILVDEPQEAEQMLKIAVSNSERLLRLVNNILNLEMLDSGKMKLNLELCDINIMVKQAMETVGPIAQQKSIEISYNTLDVANIEILADEETIVQVLTNLLSNSIKFSHAGTKVEIYATMGDKEIIVAVKDYGKGIPSYKLETIFERFEQVDISDSRQKGGTGLGLAICKNIVEKHQGKIWVESILGSGSTFYFTLPL; encoded by the coding sequence ATGACAATAAACAAGATTTTCGGAAAAATTCCTCTAAAAATATTACTGAGTATATTTTACTTAATACCAATTATCACTAGTGTGGCAGTGGTCAGCTATGTATCCTATCGTACTGGAGAAGAATCAGTAAATGAGTTGACTAACGAGTTGATGACATCAACAACAGAACGGGTTAGAGATCATCTCAATAAGTATCTACAAATACCACAAAGAATAGTAGCTATAAATCGTCAGGGAATAGAAAACTCCTATCTGATCCCGGAAAACTGGGAAGCATTGAGATTATACTTTTTCAGTCAACTTAAAGTATATAAAACCCCAGCAGCTATTTATTTCGGTGGTGCTAATGGTACATATATAGTTTCCGCTCAGGACGAGATGGGAATAATTTCACCCAAAAATTCTTACTTGGGGGGTGGTACGCACCCATCCTATCTTGGTCAACGACGGGTTTATATTGTGAATGAACAGGGAAAATATGTCAAAATTATCCCTGGACAAACTAAACCCTTTACACCCATTAATTTTCCGTGGTTTAAAACTGCTCTAAATCAAAATAAACAAACATGGACACCAATATATCCCTATTTTTATATTCCCACAGCTATCATTTCCGCTTTTAGTCCTGTTTATCGTAATAATAAATTTATTGGGGTTGTAGGTTGTGATTTAGCTCTCACTCACGTTAGTTTACACTTGCAAAAATTACAGTTTTCACCATCAGGAAAGTTATTCATTATAGAAAGGTCAGGAGACATAATCGCTACTTCCACCAATGAAAAACCTTTTATAAAAATTGTTAAAGATAACAACACAGATAGAAATGTAAAATTAACACGGTTATCTGCCACAAAAAGTAGTAACCCAATAATCTCTAAAACAGCAAAAGTATTATTTCAGCGTTGGGGAGACTTGCATAAAATTCGGGAAGCGACCAGTTTTAAGTTTAATGGTAGTAATAACCAAAGGTATTTTTCCCATATTTACCCCTATCAGGATGAATATGGGTTGGATTGGTTAATCGTAGCTGTTTTGCCAGAATCTGATTTTCTGGATAAGATTCATACTAACTTCCATAGAACCTCTATTTTTTTAGCAATTACACTATTTATATTTGCAGGATTAAGCATGGTCTTAACCCATTGGATAATACAACCGATTAAGGATTTGAATACTGCTGCTAAAAAACTAAGGAAAGATAGGTTTGATAGTTTAGATTTAGACTTGGATTTAAAGTTAAAATCAATCCTAAATCGGCGTGATGAAGTAGGTCAGCTAGGTGAATCTTTTCAAGCTATGGCTGGGGAGTTGGCACTATCATTTATACGAGTTAAAACTGCTTTGCAGGAATCCCAAGATAAGTTTACTAAAATATTTCGCAGCTCCCCTGACCCAATTGTTATTACCGATAGGGTGCAGAATATATTCTTAGATGTCAATCCCAGCTTCTTACATTTAACGGGTTATTCAGAAATGGAAGTAATTAATCATGGTGTTGAAGGTTTATGTCTACCATGTGATTCACAAAAGCTGTTGTTAGTCAGGAAAAAACTAGAAAATCAAGGACACATCCACAATTTGGAATTTGATTGGCTGACAAAATCTGGGGAGGTAAAAACCTCTTTAGTATCTTCCGAAAGGATTTTAATTAATGGTAGAGATTGCGTGATTTCCGTTTGTAAAGATATTACTGATCGCAAAAAAGCTGAGGAAAATTTAAGACAAAGTGAAGAAAGATTTCGCACTGCTTTTGAAAATGCTGGTAGTGGTATGGCTTTAGTCTCACTAAATGGATATTTCATCAGGGTGAATAGATCACTATGTCAAATTTTGGGTTATGATTCTCCAGATTTACTCACTAAAAAGGTGACAGAAATTATTGCAGGTGAGGAGTTATCCAAAGATTTTGATTTGGCATACCAGTTTCTCTCCGGTCAAATAACTAACTATCAAGTGGAAAAATCCTGTTTACATAAATCAGGAAAAATTATTTGGGTGTTGCTGAATGTTTCATTATTATGTGATATTAACGGGAACCCCCTGCATTTTATTTGGCAGATTCAGGATATTAGTGAACGACACGAAGTTGAGCAACTAAAAAATGAATTTGTCTCTGTAGTTAGCCATGAAGTACGCACACCTTTAACAGCTATTAAAGGTGCTTTGGAGATTTTAGCAACAGGAATTTTAGTTGATGAACCACAGGAAGCAGAACAGATGTTAAAAATCGCTGTTAGTAATAGTGAAAGACTGTTACGTCTTGTCAATAATATTTTGAATTTAGAAATGTTGGATTCAGGGAAAATGAAACTAAACTTGGAGCTTTGTGATATTAATATCATGGTAAAACAAGCAATGGAAACAGTGGGACCAATAGCGCAACAAAAAAGCATTGAAATTTCCTACAACACACTTGATGTAGCTAACATAGAAATCTTAGCTGACGAGGAAACAATTGTTCAAGTTCTGACCAACCTATTAAGCAATAGCATAAAATTTTCTCATGCTGGTACTAAAGTAGAGATATACGCCACAATGGGCGATAAAGAAATTATTGTTGCGGTAAAGGATTACGGTAAAGGTATTCCTTCATATAAGTTAGAGACTATTTTTGAGCGATTTGAACAGGTGGATATTTCTGATTCTCGTCAAAAGGGTGGTACGGGTTTAGGACTAGCTATTTGTAAAAATATTGTGGAAAAACACCAGGGAAAAATTTGGGTTGAGAGCATATTGGGTAGTGGTAGCACCTTTTATTTCACACTACCGCTCTAG
- a CDS encoding PAS domain S-box protein, whose translation MNKYTTTLNHIFGKVPLKTLLSIFYLTPIITCVGIVSYISYHTGEESVNDLTNKLMMLTTDRIRDHIRTHLETPQRIVGINRDGIQNSYLNPENWEELRLYFFNQVKIYKEPTAIYFGGINGTFMFAVLDKMGIISPPNSYLGGGLHPSYGGQRRIYILDQQGKYVKIIPEQTKTSLYRNLLWFKTAQNQNQQTWTSVHTYLYIPTAKISAVSPVYRHNKFIGVVGCDLILDHIGLYLQNLQFSPSGKLFIIERSGDIIATSTNEKPFMKIVKDSKTGKNIKLIRLSATKSSNSIISKTAKVLFQRWGNLHKIREATSFEFNSSNNQRYFSHIYPYQDEYGLDWLIVAVLPESDFLHKIHTNLNRTFIFSAITLFIFAGLSIVLAHWIIQPIKDLHTAAKKLSEDRFNSFNSLDSDLNLKLKLILNRRDEIGQLGESFQAMSRELALSFTQIKTALKESQDKFTKIFRSSPDPIVITDRVQNIFLDVNPSFLHLTGYSEVELIGYSFDNLSLVSNPEQGLLLKEQLKNQGYVRNLEFDWLTKSGELKTSLVSCESILIDTKNCVISIIKDITDRKKAEENLRQSEERFRTAFEDAGSGMALVSLNGYFIRVNRSLCQILGYDSSDLLTKKVTEIITGEKLPKDFDLAYQFLSGQITNYQVEKSCLHKSGKIIWVLLNVSLLCDVNRNPLHFIWQIQDISKRHEVEQLKNEFVSVVSHEVRTPLTAIKGALEILATGILVDEPQEAEQMLKIAVSNSERLLRLVNNILNLEMLDSGKMKLNLELCDINIMVKQAMETVGPIAQQKSIEISYNTLDVANIEILADEETIVQVLTNLLSNSIKFSHAGNKVEIYATVSNKEIIVAVKDYGKGVPPHKLETIFERFEQVDVSDSRQKGGTGLGLAICKNIVEKHQGKIWVESILGSGSTFYFTLPL comes from the coding sequence ATGAATAAGTACACAACAACATTAAACCATATTTTTGGAAAAGTCCCTCTTAAAACATTACTAAGTATATTTTACTTAACACCAATTATCACCTGTGTAGGAATAGTTAGTTATATATCCTATCATACTGGAGAAGAATCAGTAAATGACTTGACGAATAAATTAATGATGTTGACAACAGACCGGATTCGGGACCATATCAGGACACATTTAGAAACACCACAAAGAATAGTAGGCATAAATCGTGATGGGATTCAAAACTCCTATCTTAACCCGGAGAATTGGGAAGAATTGAGACTATACTTTTTTAATCAAGTTAAAATATATAAAGAGCCAACTGCTATTTATTTTGGCGGTATTAATGGTACTTTTATGTTTGCAGTACTAGACAAAATGGGCATAATTTCACCACCAAATTCTTACCTGGGTGGTGGTTTACACCCATCCTATGGTGGTCAACGACGTATCTACATTTTAGATCAACAGGGAAAATATGTCAAAATTATCCCCGAACAAACTAAAACTTCTTTATATAGAAACCTTTTGTGGTTTAAAACAGCTCAAAATCAAAATCAACAAACATGGACTTCCGTACATACCTATCTTTATATTCCTACGGCAAAGATTTCTGCTGTTAGTCCTGTTTATCGCCATAATAAATTTATTGGCGTTGTAGGTTGTGATTTAATTTTAGACCATATTGGTTTATACTTGCAAAACTTGCAGTTCTCACCATCAGGAAAGTTATTCATTATAGAAAGGTCAGGAGATATAATCGCTACTTCCACCAATGAAAAACCTTTTATGAAAATTGTTAAAGATAGCAAAACTGGTAAAAACATCAAGTTAATACGATTATCTGCTACAAAAAGTAGTAACTCAATAATTTCTAAAACAGCGAAAGTATTATTTCAGCGTTGGGGAAACTTGCATAAAATTCGGGAAGCGACTAGTTTTGAGTTTAATAGTAGTAATAACCAAAGGTATTTTTCTCATATTTACCCTTATCAGGATGAATATGGGTTGGATTGGTTAATTGTAGCTGTTTTGCCAGAATCTGATTTTCTGCATAAGATTCATACTAATTTAAATAGAACCTTTATTTTTTCAGCAATTACACTATTTATATTTGCGGGATTGAGTATAGTCTTAGCCCATTGGATAATACAACCGATTAAGGATTTGCATACTGCGGCTAAAAAACTAAGCGAAGATAGGTTTAATAGTTTTAATAGTTTAGATTCAGACTTAAATTTAAAGTTAAAATTAATCCTAAACCGGCGTGATGAAATAGGTCAGCTAGGTGAGTCTTTTCAGGCTATGTCAAGGGAGTTGGCACTATCATTTACACAAATTAAAACTGCTTTAAAGGAATCTCAGGATAAGTTTACTAAAATATTTCGCAGCTCCCCTGACCCAATTGTTATTACCGATAGGGTGCAGAATATATTCTTAGATGTCAATCCCAGCTTCTTACATTTAACGGGTTATTCGGAAGTAGAATTGATCGGCTACAGTTTTGATAATTTATCCTTGGTATCTAATCCTGAACAGGGATTACTACTCAAGGAACAACTGAAAAATCAAGGATATGTCCGAAATTTAGAATTTGATTGGCTGACAAAATCTGGGGAATTAAAAACCTCTTTAGTATCTTGTGAAAGTATTTTAATAGATACGAAAAACTGTGTGATTTCTATCATTAAAGATATTACTGATCGCAAAAAAGCTGAGGAAAATTTAAGACAAAGTGAAGAAAGATTTCGCACTGCTTTCGAAGATGCTGGTAGTGGTATGGCTCTAGTTTCACTAAATGGATATTTCATCAGGGTGAATAGATCACTATGTCAAATTTTGGGTTATGATTCTTCAGATTTACTCACTAAAAAGGTGACAGAAATTATTACAGGTGAGAAGTTACCAAAAGATTTTGATTTGGCATACCAGTTTCTCTCCGGTCAAATAACTAACTATCAAGTGGAAAAATCCTGTTTACATAAATCAGGAAAAATTATTTGGGTGTTGTTGAATGTTTCATTATTATGTGATGTCAATAGGAACCCCCTGCATTTTATTTGGCAGATTCAGGATATTAGCAAACGACACGAAGTTGAGCAACTAAAAAATGAATTTGTCTCTGTAGTTAGCCATGAAGTACGCACACCTTTAACAGCTATTAAAGGTGCTTTGGAGATTTTAGCAACAGGAATTTTAGTTGATGAACCACAGGAAGCAGAACAGATGTTAAAAATCGCTGTTAGTAATAGTGAAAGACTGTTACGTCTTGTCAATAATATTTTGAATTTAGAAATGTTGGATTCAGGGAAAATGAAACTAAACTTGGAGCTTTGTGATATTAATATCATGGTAAAACAAGCAATGGAAACAGTGGGACCAATAGCGCAACAAAAAAGCATTGAAATTTCCTACAACACACTTGATGTAGCTAACATAGAAATCTTAGCTGACGAGGAAACAATTGTTCAAGTCCTGACCAACCTATTAAGCAATAGTATAAAGTTTTCCCATGCTGGTAATAAAGTAGAGATATACGCCACAGTGAGCAATAAAGAGATTATTGTTGCGGTAAAAGATTACGGTAAAGGTGTTCCTCCACATAAGTTAGAGACTATTTTTGAGCGATTTGAACAGGTGGATGTTTCTGACTCTCGTCAAAAGGGTGGTACAGGTTTAGGATTAGCTATTTGTAAAAATATTGTGGAAAAACACCAGGGAAAAATTTGGGTTGAGAGCATATTGGGTAGTGGTAGCACCTTTTATTTCACACTACCGCTGTAA
- a CDS encoding response regulator, giving the protein MAKHILIVDDEQDIRAVVRISLEKFAGWRTSLAATAQEALEKARSQLPDAILLDITMPDTDGFQVWDQLQSDPLTKSIPVILLTAKTSSLDKKRFSNMGVAGVISKPFNPLIIWKQVREILAWDN; this is encoded by the coding sequence ATGGCTAAACATATTTTGATCGTGGATGATGAGCAAGACATTCGTGCAGTTGTCCGTATTTCTTTAGAAAAATTTGCCGGTTGGCGGACTAGTTTAGCTGCTACCGCGCAGGAGGCGCTAGAAAAGGCTAGATCCCAATTGCCAGATGCTATATTATTGGACATAACAATGCCTGATACGGATGGTTTTCAAGTGTGGGATCAGTTACAGTCTGACCCATTGACTAAATCCATACCAGTAATTTTACTTACTGCCAAGACATCGTCTTTGGACAAGAAACGTTTTAGCAATATGGGTGTTGCGGGGGTAATCAGTAAACCCTTTAATCCCCTAATCATTTGGAAACAAGTGCGGGAAATTTTGGCGTGGGACAATTGA
- a CDS encoding COP23 domain-containing protein: MARTILSLHLSLFALLIGNSIAFGQTGVVVPTVPSDSTTPSNPPSSTPTQIPSPNNSSTTRFSCQYYDGKYTVMYQPQSQPGRFFAWAIPQSLGGGWNPQNRCQAIASRLELYRPDGLQELQIARQNNENIICVTTEAVSTCRIVLTVPRSKDPYAVRSSIFSNLTAADQGQQTIGVNTYTNSPRRSGNNPHFRGGINLKPFLSMEDGGTGTNLNNGLLIRSRTPGKTILNPRLFR, from the coding sequence ATGGCTAGAACTATTCTCTCTTTACACCTGTCCTTATTTGCTTTATTGATTGGTAACTCAATCGCTTTTGGACAAACTGGTGTAGTTGTCCCCACCGTACCCTCAGACTCAACCACCCCATCTAATCCCCCATCCAGCACACCCACCCAAATACCGAGTCCCAATAACTCCAGCACCACTAGGTTCAGTTGTCAATACTATGATGGTAAATATACTGTTATGTATCAACCCCAAAGTCAACCAGGGCGATTTTTTGCCTGGGCCATACCCCAGTCCTTGGGTGGTGGTTGGAACCCGCAAAACCGCTGTCAGGCGATCGCCAGTCGTCTAGAATTATATCGTCCTGATGGTTTGCAAGAGTTGCAAATTGCCAGACAAAATAATGAGAATATTATCTGTGTTACCACTGAAGCTGTTTCTACCTGTCGCATAGTTTTAACAGTACCACGAAGCAAGGATCCCTATGCTGTCCGCAGCAGCATTTTTAGTAACCTAACTGCTGCAGACCAGGGACAGCAGACTATTGGTGTGAACACTTATACCAACTCTCCTAGAAGATCGGGTAATAATCCCCATTTCCGGGGGGGAATTAACTTAAAACCCTTTTTGTCCATGGAAGATGGTGGAACAGGTACTAATCTCAATAATGGATTATTAATTCGCAGTCGCACTCCAGGAAAAACCATTTTAAATCCCCGCCTATTTCGTTGA
- a CDS encoding CAP domain-containing protein, translating into MLKISISAIGAGLLIASTNGGVTNLIPSFLINNSYKLAQNNLNSANLETQVFQQINQYRVNQKLLTLTRNLSIDNQARIHSQNMASGKVPFSHQDFDKRVKAINITYRTVAENVAYNQGVQDPATTAVRGWLKSPGHLRNIRGDYNLTGIGVAVNNKGEIFFTQVFLKSR; encoded by the coding sequence ATGTTAAAAATAAGTATTTCGGCTATTGGTGCAGGGCTTTTAATTGCATCTACTAATGGTGGAGTAACTAACTTAATTCCATCTTTTCTAATCAATAACAGCTATAAATTAGCTCAGAACAATTTGAATAGTGCCAACTTAGAAACTCAAGTTTTCCAACAAATCAATCAGTATCGTGTTAATCAGAAGTTACTTACCCTAACCCGTAACCTTAGCATTGATAACCAAGCTAGGATTCACAGTCAAAACATGGCTAGTGGCAAAGTTCCCTTTAGTCATCAAGACTTTGATAAACGAGTTAAAGCAATTAACATTACCTACCGTACTGTAGCGGAAAATGTGGCTTATAATCAAGGAGTCCAAGATCCTGCTACTACTGCGGTTCGAGGTTGGTTAAAAAGTCCGGGACATTTAAGAAACATCCGAGGTGATTACAACCTAACTGGTATTGGTGTTGCGGTCAATAATAAAGGGGAAATTTTTTTCACCCAGGTTTTTTTAAAATCAAGATAA
- a CDS encoding pirin family protein, which translates to MIYHGANTRGRADHGWLKAKHTFSFANYHDPSRMGFGALRVINDDHIAARRGFATHPHRDMEIVTIPLQGSLRHEDSMGNSQVLQKGEIQSISAGTGILHSEFNDGDEDLKLLQIWVLPKKMGVQPRYEQKAFNPIDRRQKLQTVVSPDGEGLGINQDAWFYLADLEETSVEYKLHGKGQGVYVFVISGFANVNGKELFPRDGLGLEEDLHIQVFQQSELLVMEVPMLSS; encoded by the coding sequence ATGATTTACCATGGAGCAAACACCAGGGGTAGGGCAGACCACGGGTGGCTTAAAGCGAAACACACATTTAGCTTTGCTAACTATCATGATCCTTCTCGTATGGGATTTGGGGCTCTTCGCGTCATTAACGATGACCATATAGCTGCTCGTAGGGGATTTGCCACCCACCCCCACAGGGATATGGAAATTGTGACCATACCTCTTCAAGGTTCTCTTAGACACGAAGATAGTATGGGAAACTCTCAAGTGCTACAAAAGGGAGAAATTCAGTCCATAAGTGCAGGAACAGGTATCCTCCATTCGGAATTCAACGATGGTGACGAGGATCTCAAACTCCTTCAAATCTGGGTCTTACCCAAGAAAATGGGTGTTCAGCCTAGATATGAACAAAAAGCCTTCAATCCTATCGATCGCAGGCAAAAGTTGCAAACAGTGGTTTCTCCTGATGGTGAAGGACTAGGGATCAATCAAGATGCTTGGTTTTATTTGGCAGATCTAGAAGAAACTAGTGTGGAATATAAGTTGCACGGAAAAGGTCAAGGTGTGTATGTGTTCGTAATATCAGGATTTGCAAACGTCAATGGCAAAGAGCTATTTCCTCGGGATGGACTGGGACTGGAGGAAGATCTGCACATTCAAGTCTTTCAACAATCCGAGCTGTTGGTGATGGAAGTACCTATGTTATCATCATGA
- a CDS encoding CAP domain-containing protein, with protein sequence MFRQTAFGIGLTTLVLTSGLVTDAISASNVTKKISSAPSFNGSTRAVASHQNNESNKHENNKLEKLVFEEINQYRVAQGLSKLTLNLNITKQARIHSQNMANGTVKFSHHGFEQRVKSIHLQYNNAAENVAFNIGYNEPAKQAIIGWLNSPGHLRNIRGKFELTGVGVAKNDKGEVYLTQIFINTPHRYSRKISSRSPGF encoded by the coding sequence ATGTTCCGACAAACTGCTTTCGGAATTGGTTTAACTACACTTGTCCTTACCAGTGGATTGGTAACTGATGCTATTTCCGCTAGTAATGTTACTAAAAAAATCTCATCTGCTCCCTCATTTAATGGTTCTACCCGAGCTGTTGCTTCCCACCAGAATAATGAGAGTAATAAGCATGAGAATAACAAGTTAGAAAAATTGGTTTTTGAAGAAATTAATCAGTATCGTGTTGCTCAAGGATTATCAAAATTAACCTTGAATTTAAACATCACTAAACAGGCAAGAATTCATAGTCAAAATATGGCTAATGGTACGGTAAAATTTAGCCATCATGGTTTTGAGCAACGGGTTAAATCCATCCATTTGCAATATAATAATGCTGCGGAAAATGTGGCATTTAACATAGGGTATAATGAACCAGCAAAACAAGCAATAATTGGTTGGCTTAATAGTCCGGGACATTTGCGAAATATTCGAGGGAAGTTTGAACTGACAGGGGTGGGAGTAGCTAAAAATGATAAAGGTGAAGTTTATCTGACTCAAATATTTATCAATACACCCCACAGGTACTCCCGAAAAATTTCCTCCAGATCCCCAGGTTTTTAA
- a CDS encoding ribonuclease H-like domain-containing protein, with amino-acid sequence MKLDDFQVVDGDLDYPTLSEYLRSDALAVDTETMGLLPQRDRLCLVQLCNPEGKVTAVRIAKGQTHAPNLQQLLESTHVVKVFHFARFDLATLRHNLKIHVQPVFCTKIASKLARTYTNRHGLKELVQELEQVELDKSSQSSDWGNPLGLSDAQLSYAANDVRYLLSLKQKLSQMLQREERWQLAQECFSFLPTLVSLDLLQFKELFEH; translated from the coding sequence ATGAAACTAGATGATTTTCAGGTAGTTGATGGGGATCTAGACTACCCTACCCTCTCGGAATATTTAAGGTCAGATGCTTTAGCTGTGGATACAGAAACTATGGGTTTGCTACCACAGCGAGATCGTCTCTGTCTGGTTCAACTATGTAACCCTGAAGGTAAGGTGACTGCTGTCCGCATTGCTAAGGGACAAACCCACGCCCCTAACCTACAACAACTTCTAGAATCAACCCATGTTGTCAAGGTTTTTCACTTTGCCAGGTTTGATCTGGCCACTTTGCGTCACAACCTGAAAATTCATGTCCAACCTGTTTTTTGTACGAAAATTGCCAGTAAGCTGGCTCGTACTTACACAAACCGTCATGGATTGAAAGAGCTTGTACAAGAGCTAGAGCAAGTAGAATTGGATAAAAGTTCTCAGAGTTCGGACTGGGGGAATCCGCTGGGTTTATCTGATGCTCAACTAAGCTATGCTGCTAATGATGTACGCTATCTGCTTAGTTTAAAGCAAAAACTTTCTCAAATGTTGCAAAGAGAAGAACGCTGGCAATTAGCACAGGAGTGTTTTAGTTTTTTACCTACTTTAGTTTCTTTGGATCTTTTGCAGTTTAAAGAACTATTTGAACACTAG
- a CDS encoding helix-turn-helix domain-containing protein: MPKPYSIDLRNRVIVAWVAQEGSQRQLAERFKVSLSFVRNLVRRYRETGQVEPKQCGGYEKPVIAGQYLNMIKSWLDEKNDLLLSELCDRLRETTGTSVSITTMHRALEKLGLRHKKKV; the protein is encoded by the coding sequence ATGCCAAAACCTTATTCAATAGATTTGCGTAATCGCGTGATTGTAGCATGGGTTGCTCAAGAGGGATCTCAACGCCAGTTGGCAGAAAGATTCAAGGTCAGCTTATCATTTGTGAGAAATTTAGTACGTCGTTATCGTGAAACTGGGCAAGTTGAGCCAAAGCAATGTGGAGGATATGAAAAGCCTGTAATTGCAGGCCAATATTTAAACATGATCAAGTCTTGGCTGGATGAGAAAAATGATTTACTACTTTCAGAATTGTGCGATCGCCTGAGAGAAACGACGGGCACTAGTGTTAGTATCACAACCATGCATCGAGCCTTAGAAAAGTTGGGTCTACGTCATAAAAAAAAAGTCTAA
- a CDS encoding IS630 family transposase, whose product MRNLVFLDESGINLGMSRLFARSQDGQRAIGSVPGNKGKNISLIGALNMDGILAAMTVEGSTNTEVFLTYVNQVLVPQLWKGAIVVMDNLKVHYAERVRLSIESVGAKVKFLPPYSPDLSPIELCWSKLKQFLRSREARTLEALNEAMTSAVNYITAEDALNWFNHCGLFT is encoded by the coding sequence ATTAGAAATTTAGTGTTTTTAGATGAATCGGGGATAAATTTAGGGATGTCAAGGTTGTTTGCCAGAAGCCAAGATGGACAAAGAGCAATTGGTAGCGTACCAGGAAACAAGGGCAAAAATATTTCTCTGATTGGGGCTTTAAATATGGATGGAATTCTGGCAGCAATGACTGTAGAGGGAAGCACAAATACAGAAGTATTTCTCACTTATGTAAATCAGGTTTTAGTACCTCAATTATGGAAAGGGGCTATTGTTGTTATGGATAATTTAAAGGTTCATTATGCCGAGCGCGTGAGATTGTCAATTGAATCAGTCGGTGCAAAAGTTAAGTTTTTACCCCCCTATTCTCCAGACTTATCTCCGATAGAATTGTGTTGGTCAAAATTAAAGCAATTTCTCCGTAGTCGGGAGGCACGAACATTAGAAGCCCTAAATGAGGCCATGACAAGTGCAGTAAATTATATTACAGCAGAGGATGCGCTTAATTGGTTCAATCATTGTGGTTTATTTACATGA